Proteins from a single region of Antechinus flavipes isolate AdamAnt ecotype Samford, QLD, Australia chromosome 2, AdamAnt_v2, whole genome shotgun sequence:
- the LOC127551748 gene encoding uncharacterized protein LOC127551748 isoform X13, protein MAPPSAGRSRSLSIHQCGEGHAKWPSSYLLSAGRGRHHPPSNCGEVGEAAPSHTLRAPGGGAIIHPPIAGRLGRLRHHPRHHHPPSERQEVAPSSTLRLRGGWGSCAITHPPSARRGRHHPPSDCREVGEAAPSPTLRAPGGGAIIHPPIAGRLGRLRHHPRRHHPPSERREGAPSPTDQAWGFRAPPSNAGNGESMGGPSCGVLRDWEGKKRCEVPTVCQALSESLGAVERGTGAARG, encoded by the exons ATGGCGCCACCATCTGCGGGGAGGTCACGCAGTCTTTCTATCCACCAATGTGGGGAAGGTCATGCCAAGTGGCCATCATCTTACCTTCTAAGTGCGGGGAGGGGGCGCCATCATCCACCCTCCAATTGCGGGGAG GTTGGGGAGGCTGCGCCATCACACACCCTCCGAGCGCCAGGAGGGGGCGCCATCATCCACCCTCCGATTGCAGGGAG GTTGGGGAGGCTGCGCCATCACCCCAGGCACCATCATCCACCCTCCGAGCGCCAGGAGGTGGCGCCATCATCCACCCTCCGATTGCGGGGAGGTTGGGGAAGCTGCGCCATCACCCACCCTCCGAGCGCCAGGAGGGGGCGCCATCATCCACCCTCCGATTGCAGGGAG GTTGGGGAAGCTGCGCCATCACCCACCCTCCGAGCGCCGGGAGGGGGCGCCATCATCCACCCTCCGATTGCAGGGAGGTTGGGGAGGCTGCGCCATCACCCCAGGCGCCATCATCCACCCTCCGAGCGCCGGGAGGGGGCGCCATCACCCACAGACCAAGCGTGGGGCTTTCGGGCCCCACCCTCCAATGCGGGGAATGGAGAGTCGATGGGCGGCCCGAGTTGTGGAGTACTGAGGgattgggaagggaagaagcgttgtgaagtgcctactgtgtgccaggccctcTCCGAAAGCTTGGGCGCTGTTGAGCGGGGCACGGGTGCAGCTCGGGGTTAA
- the LOC127551748 gene encoding uncharacterized protein LOC127551748 isoform X1 → MGPRTTNLKSRHHPILQAWGDGATICGEVTQSFYPPMWGRSCQVAIILPSKCGEGAPSSTLQLRGGWGGCAITHPPSARRGRHHPPSDCREVGEAAPSPTLRAPGGGAIIHPPIAGRLGRLRHHPRHHHPPSERQEVAPSSTLRLRGGWGSCAITHPPSARRGRHHPPSDCREVGEAAPSPTLRAPGGGAIIHPPIAGRLGRLRHHPRRHHPPSERREGAPSPTDQAWGFRAPPSNAGNGESMGGPSCGVLRDWEGKKRCEVPTVCQALSESLGAVERGTGAARG, encoded by the exons ATGGGCCCCAGGACTACAAACCTGAAATCACGCCATCATCCTATCCTCCAAGCATGGGGAGATGGCGCCACCATCTGCGGGGAGGTCACGCAGTCTTTCTATCCACCAATGTGGGGAAGGTCATGCCAAGTGGCCATCATCTTACCTTCTAAGTGCGGGGAGGGGGCGCCATCATCCACCCTCCAATTGCGGGGAG GTTGGGGAGGCTGCGCCATCACACACCCTCCGAGCGCCAGGAGGGGGCGCCATCATCCACCCTCCGATTGCAGGGAGGTTGGGGAGGCTGCGCCATCACCCACCCTCCGAGCGCCAGGAGGGGGCGCCATCATCCACCCTCCGATTGCAGGGAGGTTGGGGAGGCTGCGCCATCACCCCAGGCACCATCATCCACCCTCCGAGCGCCAGGAGGTGGCGCCATCATCCACCCTCCGATTGCGGGGAGGTTGGGGAAGCTGCGCCATCACCCACCCTCCGAGCGCCAGGAGGGGGCGCCATCATCCACCCTCCGATTGCAGGGAG GTTGGGGAAGCTGCGCCATCACCCACCCTCCGAGCGCCGGGAGGGGGCGCCATCATCCACCCTCCGATTGCAGGGAGGTTGGGGAGGCTGCGCCATCACCCCAGGCGCCATCATCCACCCTCCGAGCGCCGGGAGGGGGCGCCATCACCCACAGACCAAGCGTGGGGCTTTCGGGCCCCACCCTCCAATGCGGGGAATGGAGAGTCGATGGGCGGCCCGAGTTGTGGAGTACTGAGGgattgggaagggaagaagcgttgtgaagtgcctactgtgtgccaggccctcTCCGAAAGCTTGGGCGCTGTTGAGCGGGGCACGGGTGCAGCTCGGGGTTAA
- the LOC127551748 gene encoding uncharacterized protein LOC127551748 isoform X12, with the protein MAPPSAGRSRSLSIHQCGEGHAKWPSSYLLSAGRGRHHPPSNCGEVGEAAPSPTLRAPGGGAIIHPPIAGRLGRLRHHPRHHHPPSERQEVAPSSTLRLRGGWGSCAITHPPSARRGRHHPPSDCREVGEAAPSPTLRAPGGGAIIHPPIAGRLGRLRHHPRRHHPPSERREGAPSPTDQAWGFRAPPSNAGNGESMGGPSCGVLRDWEGKKRCEVPTVCQALSESLGAVERGTGAARG; encoded by the exons ATGGCGCCACCATCTGCGGGGAGGTCACGCAGTCTTTCTATCCACCAATGTGGGGAAGGTCATGCCAAGTGGCCATCATCTTACCTTCTAAGTGCGGGGAGGGGGCGCCATCATCCACCCTCCAATTGCGGGGAG GTTGGGGAGGCTGCGCCATCACCCACCCTCCGAGCGCCAGGAGGGGGCGCCATCATCCACCCTCCGATTGCAGGGAGGTTGGGGAGGCTGCGCCATCACCCCAGGCACCATCATCCACCCTCCGAGCGCCAGGAGGTGGCGCCATCATCCACCCTCCGATTGCGGGGAGGTTGGGGAAGCTGCGCCATCACCCACCCTCCGAGCGCCAGGAGGGGGCGCCATCATCCACCCTCCGATTGCAGGGAG GTTGGGGAAGCTGCGCCATCACCCACCCTCCGAGCGCCGGGAGGGGGCGCCATCATCCACCCTCCGATTGCAGGGAGGTTGGGGAGGCTGCGCCATCACCCCAGGCGCCATCATCCACCCTCCGAGCGCCGGGAGGGGGCGCCATCACCCACAGACCAAGCGTGGGGCTTTCGGGCCCCACCCTCCAATGCGGGGAATGGAGAGTCGATGGGCGGCCCGAGTTGTGGAGTACTGAGGgattgggaagggaagaagcgttgtgaagtgcctactgtgtgccaggccctcTCCGAAAGCTTGGGCGCTGTTGAGCGGGGCACGGGTGCAGCTCGGGGTTAA
- the LOC127551748 gene encoding uncharacterized protein LOC127551748 isoform X14 — MAPPSAGRSRSLSIHQCGEGHAKWPSSYLLSAGRGRHHPPSNCGEVGEAAPSHTLRAPGGGAIIHPPIAGRLGRLRHHPPSERQEGAPSSTLRLQGGWGSCAITHPPSARRGRHHPPSDCREVGEAAPSPTLRAPGGGAIIHPPIAGRLGRLRHHPRRHHPPSERREGAPSPTDQAWGFRAPPSNAGNGESMGGPSCGVLRDWEGKKRCEVPTVCQALSESLGAVERGTGAARG, encoded by the exons ATGGCGCCACCATCTGCGGGGAGGTCACGCAGTCTTTCTATCCACCAATGTGGGGAAGGTCATGCCAAGTGGCCATCATCTTACCTTCTAAGTGCGGGGAGGGGGCGCCATCATCCACCCTCCAATTGCGGGGAG GTTGGGGAGGCTGCGCCATCACACACCCTCCGAGCGCCAGGAGGGGGCGCCATCATCCACCCTCCGATTGCAGGGAGGTTGGGGAGGCTGCGCCATCACCCACCCTCCGAGCGCCAGGAGGGGGCGCCATCATCCACCCTCCGATTGCAGGGAG GTTGGGGAAGCTGCGCCATCACCCACCCTCCGAGCGCCAGGAGGGGGCGCCATCATCCACCCTCCGATTGCAGGGAG GTTGGGGAAGCTGCGCCATCACCCACCCTCCGAGCGCCGGGAGGGGGCGCCATCATCCACCCTCCGATTGCAGGGAGGTTGGGGAGGCTGCGCCATCACCCCAGGCGCCATCATCCACCCTCCGAGCGCCGGGAGGGGGCGCCATCACCCACAGACCAAGCGTGGGGCTTTCGGGCCCCACCCTCCAATGCGGGGAATGGAGAGTCGATGGGCGGCCCGAGTTGTGGAGTACTGAGGgattgggaagggaagaagcgttgtgaagtgcctactgtgtgccaggccctcTCCGAAAGCTTGGGCGCTGTTGAGCGGGGCACGGGTGCAGCTCGGGGTTAA
- the LOC127551748 gene encoding uncharacterized protein LOC127551748 isoform X8 — protein MGPRTTNLKSRHHPILQAWGDGATICGEVTQSFYPPMWGRSCQVAIILPSKCGEGAPSSTLQLRGGWGGCAITPGTIIHPPIAGRLGRLRHHPPSERQEGAPSSTLRLQGGWGSCAITHPPSARRGRHHPPSDCREVGEAAPSPTLRAPGGGAIIHPPIAGRLGRLRHHPRRHHPPSERREGAPSPTDQAWGFRAPPSNAGNGESMGGPSCGVLRDWEGKKRCEVPTVCQALSESLGAVERGTGAARG, from the exons ATGGGCCCCAGGACTACAAACCTGAAATCACGCCATCATCCTATCCTCCAAGCATGGGGAGATGGCGCCACCATCTGCGGGGAGGTCACGCAGTCTTTCTATCCACCAATGTGGGGAAGGTCATGCCAAGTGGCCATCATCTTACCTTCTAAGTGCGGGGAGGGGGCGCCATCATCCACCCTCCAATTGCGGGGAGGTTGGGGAGGCTGCGCCATCACCCCAGGCACCATCATCCACCCTCCGATTGCGGGGAG GTTGGGGAGGCTGCGCCATCACCCACCCTCCGAGCGCCAGGAGGGGGCGCCATCATCCACCCTCCGATTGCAGGGAG GTTGGGGAAGCTGCGCCATCACCCACCCTCCGAGCGCCAGGAGGGGGCGCCATCATCCACCCTCCGATTGCAGGGAG GTTGGGGAAGCTGCGCCATCACCCACCCTCCGAGCGCCGGGAGGGGGCGCCATCATCCACCCTCCGATTGCAGGGAGGTTGGGGAGGCTGCGCCATCACCCCAGGCGCCATCATCCACCCTCCGAGCGCCGGGAGGGGGCGCCATCACCCACAGACCAAGCGTGGGGCTTTCGGGCCCCACCCTCCAATGCGGGGAATGGAGAGTCGATGGGCGGCCCGAGTTGTGGAGTACTGAGGgattgggaagggaagaagcgttgtgaagtgcctactgtgtgccaggccctcTCCGAAAGCTTGGGCGCTGTTGAGCGGGGCACGGGTGCAGCTCGGGGTTAA
- the LOC127551748 gene encoding uncharacterized protein LOC127551748 isoform X5, with protein MGPRTTNLKSRHHPILQAWGDGATICGEVTQSFYPPMWGRSCQVAIILPSKCGEGAPSSTLQLRGGWGGCAITPGTIIHPPIAGRLGRLRHHPPSERQEGAPSSTLRLQGGWGGCAITPGTIIHPPSARRGRHHPPSDCREVGEAAPSPTLRAPGGGAIIHPPIAGRLGRLRHHPRRHHPPSERREGAPSPTDQAWGFRAPPSNAGNGESMGGPSCGVLRDWEGKKRCEVPTVCQALSESLGAVERGTGAARG; from the exons ATGGGCCCCAGGACTACAAACCTGAAATCACGCCATCATCCTATCCTCCAAGCATGGGGAGATGGCGCCACCATCTGCGGGGAGGTCACGCAGTCTTTCTATCCACCAATGTGGGGAAGGTCATGCCAAGTGGCCATCATCTTACCTTCTAAGTGCGGGGAGGGGGCGCCATCATCCACCCTCCAATTGCGGGGAGGTTGGGGAGGCTGCGCCATCACCCCAGGCACCATCATCCACCCTCCGATTGCGGGGAG GTTGGGGAGGCTGCGCCATCACCCACCCTCCGAGCGCCAGGAGGGGGCGCCATCATCCACCCTCCGATTGCAGGGAGGTTGGGGAGGCTGCGCCATCACCCCAGGCACCATCATCCACCCTCCGAGCGCCAGGAG GGGGCGCCATCATCCACCCTCCGATTGCAGGGAG GTTGGGGAAGCTGCGCCATCACCCACCCTCCGAGCGCCGGGAGGGGGCGCCATCATCCACCCTCCGATTGCAGGGAGGTTGGGGAGGCTGCGCCATCACCCCAGGCGCCATCATCCACCCTCCGAGCGCCGGGAGGGGGCGCCATCACCCACAGACCAAGCGTGGGGCTTTCGGGCCCCACCCTCCAATGCGGGGAATGGAGAGTCGATGGGCGGCCCGAGTTGTGGAGTACTGAGGgattgggaagggaagaagcgttgtgaagtgcctactgtgtgccaggccctcTCCGAAAGCTTGGGCGCTGTTGAGCGGGGCACGGGTGCAGCTCGGGGTTAA
- the LOC127551748 gene encoding uncharacterized protein LOC127551748 isoform X9 produces the protein MGPRTTNLKSRHHPILQAWGDGATICGEVTQSFYPPMWGRSCQVAIILPSKCGEGAPSSTLQLRGGWGGCAITPGTIIHPPIAGRLGRLRHHTPSERQEGAPSSTLRLQGGWGSCAITHPPSARRGRHHPPSDCREVGEAAPSPTLRAPGGGAIIHPPIAGRLGRLRHHPRRHHPPSERREGAPSPTDQAWGFRAPPSNAGNGESMGGPSCGVLRDWEGKKRCEVPTVCQALSESLGAVERGTGAARG, from the exons ATGGGCCCCAGGACTACAAACCTGAAATCACGCCATCATCCTATCCTCCAAGCATGGGGAGATGGCGCCACCATCTGCGGGGAGGTCACGCAGTCTTTCTATCCACCAATGTGGGGAAGGTCATGCCAAGTGGCCATCATCTTACCTTCTAAGTGCGGGGAGGGGGCGCCATCATCCACCCTCCAATTGCGGGGAGGTTGGGGAGGCTGCGCCATCACCCCAGGCACCATCATCCACCCTCCGATTGCGGGGAGGTTGGGGAGGCTGCGCCATCACACACCCTCCGAGCGCCAGGAGGGGGCGCCATCATCCACCCTCCGATTGCAGGGAG GTTGGGGAAGCTGCGCCATCACCCACCCTCCGAGCGCCAGGAGGGGGCGCCATCATCCACCCTCCGATTGCAGGGAG GTTGGGGAAGCTGCGCCATCACCCACCCTCCGAGCGCCGGGAGGGGGCGCCATCATCCACCCTCCGATTGCAGGGAGGTTGGGGAGGCTGCGCCATCACCCCAGGCGCCATCATCCACCCTCCGAGCGCCGGGAGGGGGCGCCATCACCCACAGACCAAGCGTGGGGCTTTCGGGCCCCACCCTCCAATGCGGGGAATGGAGAGTCGATGGGCGGCCCGAGTTGTGGAGTACTGAGGgattgggaagggaagaagcgttgtgaagtgcctactgtgtgccaggccctcTCCGAAAGCTTGGGCGCTGTTGAGCGGGGCACGGGTGCAGCTCGGGGTTAA
- the LOC127551748 gene encoding uncharacterized protein LOC127551748 isoform X6 gives MGPRTTNLKSRHHPILQAWGDGATICGEVTQSFYPPMWGRSCQVAIILPSKCGEGAPSSTLQLRGGWGGCAITPGTIIHPPIAGRLGRLRHHTPSERQEGAPSSTLRLQGGWGGCAITPGTIIHPPSARRGRHHPPSDCREVGEAAPSPTLRAPGGGAIIHPPIAGRLGRLRHHPRRHHPPSERREGAPSPTDQAWGFRAPPSNAGNGESMGGPSCGVLRDWEGKKRCEVPTVCQALSESLGAVERGTGAARG, from the exons ATGGGCCCCAGGACTACAAACCTGAAATCACGCCATCATCCTATCCTCCAAGCATGGGGAGATGGCGCCACCATCTGCGGGGAGGTCACGCAGTCTTTCTATCCACCAATGTGGGGAAGGTCATGCCAAGTGGCCATCATCTTACCTTCTAAGTGCGGGGAGGGGGCGCCATCATCCACCCTCCAATTGCGGGGAGGTTGGGGAGGCTGCGCCATCACCCCAGGCACCATCATCCACCCTCCGATTGCGGGGAGGTTGGGGAGGCTGCGCCATCACACACCCTCCGAGCGCCAGGAGGGGGCGCCATCATCCACCCTCCGATTGCAGGGAG GTTGGGGAGGCTGCGCCATCACCCCAGGCACCATCATCCACCCTCCGAGCGCCAGGAG GGGGCGCCATCATCCACCCTCCGATTGCAGGGAG GTTGGGGAAGCTGCGCCATCACCCACCCTCCGAGCGCCGGGAGGGGGCGCCATCATCCACCCTCCGATTGCAGGGAGGTTGGGGAGGCTGCGCCATCACCCCAGGCGCCATCATCCACCCTCCGAGCGCCGGGAGGGGGCGCCATCACCCACAGACCAAGCGTGGGGCTTTCGGGCCCCACCCTCCAATGCGGGGAATGGAGAGTCGATGGGCGGCCCGAGTTGTGGAGTACTGAGGgattgggaagggaagaagcgttgtgaagtgcctactgtgtgccaggccctcTCCGAAAGCTTGGGCGCTGTTGAGCGGGGCACGGGTGCAGCTCGGGGTTAA
- the LOC127551748 gene encoding uncharacterized protein LOC127551748 isoform X7, translating into MGPRTTNLKSRHHPILQAWGDGATICGEVTQSFYPPMWGRSCQVAIILPSKCGEGAPSSTLQLRGGWGGCAITPGTIIHPPIAGRLGRLRHHTPSERQEGAPSSTLRLQGGWGGCAITHPPSARRGRHHPPSDCREVGEAAPSPTLRAPGGGAIIHPPIAGRLGRLRHHPRRHHPPSERREGAPSPTDQAWGFRAPPSNAGNGESMGGPSCGVLRDWEGKKRCEVPTVCQALSESLGAVERGTGAARG; encoded by the exons ATGGGCCCCAGGACTACAAACCTGAAATCACGCCATCATCCTATCCTCCAAGCATGGGGAGATGGCGCCACCATCTGCGGGGAGGTCACGCAGTCTTTCTATCCACCAATGTGGGGAAGGTCATGCCAAGTGGCCATCATCTTACCTTCTAAGTGCGGGGAGGGGGCGCCATCATCCACCCTCCAATTGCGGGGAGGTTGGGGAGGCTGCGCCATCACCCCAGGCACCATCATCCACCCTCCGATTGCGGGGAGGTTGGGGAGGCTGCGCCATCACACACCCTCCGAGCGCCAGGAGGGGGCGCCATCATCCACCCTCCGATTGCAGGGAGGTTGGGGAGGCTGCGCCATCACCCACCCTCCGAGCGCCAGGAGGGGGCGCCATCATCCACCCTCCGATTGCAGGGAG GTTGGGGAAGCTGCGCCATCACCCACCCTCCGAGCGCCAGGAGGGGGCGCCATCATCCACCCTCCGATTGCAGGGAG GTTGGGGAGGCTGCGCCATCACCCCAGGCGCCATCATCCACCCTCCGAGCGCCGGGAGGGGGCGCCATCACCCACAGACCAAGCGTGGGGCTTTCGGGCCCCACCCTCCAATGCGGGGAATGGAGAGTCGATGGGCGGCCCGAGTTGTGGAGTACTGAGGgattgggaagggaagaagcgttgtgaagtgcctactgtgtgccaggccctcTCCGAAAGCTTGGGCGCTGTTGAGCGGGGCACGGGTGCAGCTCGGGGTTAA
- the LOC127551748 gene encoding uncharacterized protein LOC127551748 isoform X11 gives MAPPSAGRSRSLSIHQCGEGHAKWPSSYLLSAGRGRHHPPSNCGEVGEAAPSHTLRAPGGGAIIHPPIAGRLGRLRHHPPSERQEGAPSSTLRLQGGWGGCAITPGTIIHPPSARRWRHHPPSDCGEVGEAAPSPTLRAPGGGAIIHPPIAGRLGRLRHHPRRHHPPSERREGAPSPTDQAWGFRAPPSNAGNGESMGGPSCGVLRDWEGKKRCEVPTVCQALSESLGAVERGTGAARG, from the exons ATGGCGCCACCATCTGCGGGGAGGTCACGCAGTCTTTCTATCCACCAATGTGGGGAAGGTCATGCCAAGTGGCCATCATCTTACCTTCTAAGTGCGGGGAGGGGGCGCCATCATCCACCCTCCAATTGCGGGGAG GTTGGGGAGGCTGCGCCATCACACACCCTCCGAGCGCCAGGAGGGGGCGCCATCATCCACCCTCCGATTGCAGGGAGGTTGGGGAGGCTGCGCCATCACCCACCCTCCGAGCGCCAGGAGGGGGCGCCATCATCCACCCTCCGATTGCAGGGAGGTTGGGGAGGCTGCGCCATCACCCCAGGCACCATCATCCACCCTCCGAGCGCCAGGAGGTGGCGCCATCATCCACCCTCCGATTGCGGGGAGGTTGGGGAAGCTGCGCCATCACCCACCCTCCGAGCGCCAGGAGGGGGCGCCATCATCCACCCTCCGATTGCAGGGAG GTTGGGGAGGCTGCGCCATCACCCCAGGCGCCATCATCCACCCTCCGAGCGCCGGGAGGGGGCGCCATCACCCACAGACCAAGCGTGGGGCTTTCGGGCCCCACCCTCCAATGCGGGGAATGGAGAGTCGATGGGCGGCCCGAGTTGTGGAGTACTGAGGgattgggaagggaagaagcgttgtgaagtgcctactgtgtgccaggccctcTCCGAAAGCTTGGGCGCTGTTGAGCGGGGCACGGGTGCAGCTCGGGGTTAA
- the LOC127551748 gene encoding uncharacterized protein LOC127551748 isoform X4: MGPRTTNLKSRHHPILQAWGDGATICGEVTQSFYPPMWGRSCQVAIILPSKCGEGAPSSTLQLRGGWGGCAITPGTIIHPPIAGRLGRLRHHTPSERQEGAPSSTLRLQGGWGGCAITPGTIIHPPSARRWRHHPPSDCGEVGEAAPSPTLRAPGGGAIIHPPIAGRLGRLRHHPRRHHPPSERREGAPSPTDQAWGFRAPPSNAGNGESMGGPSCGVLRDWEGKKRCEVPTVCQALSESLGAVERGTGAARG, from the exons ATGGGCCCCAGGACTACAAACCTGAAATCACGCCATCATCCTATCCTCCAAGCATGGGGAGATGGCGCCACCATCTGCGGGGAGGTCACGCAGTCTTTCTATCCACCAATGTGGGGAAGGTCATGCCAAGTGGCCATCATCTTACCTTCTAAGTGCGGGGAGGGGGCGCCATCATCCACCCTCCAATTGCGGGGAGGTTGGGGAGGCTGCGCCATCACCCCAGGCACCATCATCCACCCTCCGATTGCGGGGAGGTTGGGGAGGCTGCGCCATCACACACCCTCCGAGCGCCAGGAGGGGGCGCCATCATCCACCCTCCGATTGCAGGGAG GTTGGGGAGGCTGCGCCATCACCCCAGGCACCATCATCCACCCTCCGAGCGCCAGGAGGTGGCGCCATCATCCACCCTCCGATTGCGGGGAGGTTGGGGAAGCTGCGCCATCACCCACCCTCCGAGCGCCAGGAGGGGGCGCCATCATCCACCCTCCGATTGCAGGGAG GTTGGGGAGGCTGCGCCATCACCCCAGGCGCCATCATCCACCCTCCGAGCGCCGGGAGGGGGCGCCATCACCCACAGACCAAGCGTGGGGCTTTCGGGCCCCACCCTCCAATGCGGGGAATGGAGAGTCGATGGGCGGCCCGAGTTGTGGAGTACTGAGGgattgggaagggaagaagcgttgtgaagtgcctactgtgtgccaggccctcTCCGAAAGCTTGGGCGCTGTTGAGCGGGGCACGGGTGCAGCTCGGGGTTAA
- the LOC127551748 gene encoding protein mono-ADP-ribosyltransferase PARP4-like isoform X2: MAPPSAGRSRSLSIHQCGEGHAKWPSSYLLSAGRGRHHPPSNCGEVGEAAPSPQAPSSTLRLRGGWGGCAITHPPSARRGRHHPPSDCREVGEAAPSPTLRAPGGGAIIHPPIAGRLGRLRHHPRHHHPPSERQEVAPSSTLRLRGGWGSCAITHPPSARRGRHHPPSDCREVGEAAPSPTLRAPGGGAIIHPPIAGRLGRLRHHPRRHHPPSERREGAPSPTDQAWGFRAPPSNAGNGESMGGPSCGVLRDWEGKKRCEVPTVCQALSESLGAVERGTGAARG; this comes from the exons ATGGCGCCACCATCTGCGGGGAGGTCACGCAGTCTTTCTATCCACCAATGTGGGGAAGGTCATGCCAAGTGGCCATCATCTTACCTTCTAAGTGCGGGGAGGGGGCGCCATCATCCACCCTCCAATTGCGGGGAGGTTGGGGAGGCTGCGCCATCACCCCAGGCACCATCATCCACCCTCCGATTGCGGGGAGGTTGGGGAGGCTGCGCCATCACACACCCTCCGAGCGCCAGGAGGGGGCGCCATCATCCACCCTCCGATTGCAGGGAGGTTGGGGAGGCTGCGCCATCACCCACCCTCCGAGCGCCAGGAGGGGGCGCCATCATCCACCCTCCGATTGCAGGGAGGTTGGGGAGGCTGCGCCATCACCCCAGGCACCATCATCCACCCTCCGAGCGCCAGGAGGTGGCGCCATCATCCACCCTCCGATTGCGGGGAGGTTGGGGAAGCTGCGCCATCACCCACCCTCCGAGCGCCAGGAGGGGGCGCCATCATCCACCCTCCGATTGCAGGGAG GTTGGGGAAGCTGCGCCATCACCCACCCTCCGAGCGCCGGGAGGGGGCGCCATCATCCACCCTCCGATTGCAGGGAGGTTGGGGAGGCTGCGCCATCACCCCAGGCGCCATCATCCACCCTCCGAGCGCCGGGAGGGGGCGCCATCACCCACAGACCAAGCGTGGGGCTTTCGGGCCCCACCCTCCAATGCGGGGAATGGAGAGTCGATGGGCGGCCCGAGTTGTGGAGTACTGAGGgattgggaagggaagaagcgttgtgaagtgcctactgtgtgccaggccctcTCCGAAAGCTTGGGCGCTGTTGAGCGGGGCACGGGTGCAGCTCGGGGTTAA
- the LOC127551748 gene encoding uncharacterized protein LOC127551748 isoform X3 produces the protein MGPRTTNLKSRHHPILQAWGDGATICGEVTQSFYPPMWGRSCQVAIILPSKCGEGAPSSTLQLRGGWGGCAITPGTIIHPPIAGRLGRLRHHPPSERQEGAPSSTLRLQGGWGGCAITPGTIIHPPSARRWRHHPPSDCGEVGEAAPSPTLRAPGGGAIIHPPIAGRLGRLRHHPRRHHPPSERREGAPSPTDQAWGFRAPPSNAGNGESMGGPSCGVLRDWEGKKRCEVPTVCQALSESLGAVERGTGAARG, from the exons ATGGGCCCCAGGACTACAAACCTGAAATCACGCCATCATCCTATCCTCCAAGCATGGGGAGATGGCGCCACCATCTGCGGGGAGGTCACGCAGTCTTTCTATCCACCAATGTGGGGAAGGTCATGCCAAGTGGCCATCATCTTACCTTCTAAGTGCGGGGAGGGGGCGCCATCATCCACCCTCCAATTGCGGGGAGGTTGGGGAGGCTGCGCCATCACCCCAGGCACCATCATCCACCCTCCGATTGCGGGGAG GTTGGGGAGGCTGCGCCATCACCCACCCTCCGAGCGCCAGGAGGGGGCGCCATCATCCACCCTCCGATTGCAGGGAGGTTGGGGAGGCTGCGCCATCACCCCAGGCACCATCATCCACCCTCCGAGCGCCAGGAGGTGGCGCCATCATCCACCCTCCGATTGCGGGGAGGTTGGGGAAGCTGCGCCATCACCCACCCTCCGAGCGCCAGGAGGGGGCGCCATCATCCACCCTCCGATTGCAGGGAG GTTGGGGAGGCTGCGCCATCACCCCAGGCGCCATCATCCACCCTCCGAGCGCCGGGAGGGGGCGCCATCACCCACAGACCAAGCGTGGGGCTTTCGGGCCCCACCCTCCAATGCGGGGAATGGAGAGTCGATGGGCGGCCCGAGTTGTGGAGTACTGAGGgattgggaagggaagaagcgttgtgaagtgcctactgtgtgccaggccctcTCCGAAAGCTTGGGCGCTGTTGAGCGGGGCACGGGTGCAGCTCGGGGTTAA